In one Lolium rigidum isolate FL_2022 chromosome 3, APGP_CSIRO_Lrig_0.1, whole genome shotgun sequence genomic region, the following are encoded:
- the LOC124703687 gene encoding protein FANTASTIC FOUR 3-like, whose protein sequence is MAHMAAADGSLRRLFEKPLPENPSLLEVLAACSNHSHQKKHLLPAVDPTSFTEIFGELHFHERPEARFVLPTPPPQPAAAVPARGATMVSWLDAADRQAAEKSKDDSSLDALLRPPKPASFSLKKSASFCLKKSSASLLLCTEGLGSESTVDSDDMVKGDDGDAALTPGKESMPEEATHGDAGPWLLGGSKDKEPPSFPPAIRSIGRGGKPCVCFRTFRTDGRFVLTQVVIPGKEILHASREGGRLRLRFANAAAAAAGDEDDEELELGDQEDREHGTYNTCIGACA, encoded by the exons ATGGCGCACATGGCGGCCGCGGACGGCTCGCTGCGGAGGCTGTTCGAGAAGCCGTTGCCGGAGAACCCGAGTCTGCTGGAGGTGCTAGCGGCTTGCAGCAACCACAGCCACCAGAAGAAGCATCTGCTGCCGGCCGTCGACCCGACGTCCTTCACGGAGATCTTCGGCGAGCTCCACTTCCACGAGAGGCCTGAGGCCCGATTCGTACTGCCGACGCCACCACCACAGCCTGCCGCAGCAGTTCCTGCTCGAGGAGCGACGATGGTGTCGTGGCTCGACGCCGCTGATCGTCAGGCTGCCGAGAAGAGCAAGGACGACTCGTCGCTGGACGCGCTCCTCAGGCCGCCGAAGCCCGCGAGCTTCAGTTTGAAGAAGAGCGCGAGCTTCTGCCTGAAGAAGAGCTCGGCGTCGCTGCTGCTGTGCACGGAGGGGCTCGGGTCCGAGAGCACCGTGGACTCCGACGACATGGTCAAGGGCGACGACGGCGATGCCGCCCTGACCCCCGGGAAGGAGTCGATGCCGGAGGAAGCGACGCACGGAGACGCGGGGCCATGGCTgctgggaggaagcaag GACAAGGAACCGCCATCGTTCCCGCCTGCGATACGGTCGATCGGCCGCGGTGGGAAGCCGTGCGTGTGCTTCCGGACGTTCCGCACGGATGGGCGGTTCGTGCTCACGCAGGTGGTAATCCCCGGGAAGGAGATTCTGCACGCGTCCCGCGAGGGCGGCCGCCTCAGGCTCCGGttcgccaacgccgccgccgccgccgccggcgacgaggatgacgaggagCTGGAGCTCGGAGACCAAGAAGATCGCGAACACGGAACCTACAACACATGCATCGGCGCATGCGCTTGA
- the LOC124703686 gene encoding rho GTPase-activating protein 5-like, with translation MTEVALFRGPANLASSASRGSSSPSPSPSSSSPRYLADSDVLQRRSNSSSSSGADSPAGSAERQAAGSVEQERWSFLALLLELLRKSLVGCRVEGGAGEGGMEIGLPTDVQHVAHVTFDRFHGFLGLPVELEPEVPRRAPSASASVFGVSTQSMQCSYDSRGNSVPTILLMMQRRLYEQGGLRTEGIFRINAENSQEEFVRDQLNSGTVPDGIDVHSLAGLIKAWFRELPSGVLDSIPPEQVMQCQSEEDCARVAKCLPPTEAALLDWAVNLMADVVQEEQINKMNDRNVAMVFAPNMTQMDDPLTALMYAVQVMNFLKMLIQKTLKDREESNLEDASLPQKDPSDENGHQNPSFPVNSQPEELSGRSSFVREEPLLCSPTHSPEDKPSGINPAEDDSVACIVHTSNALTRIESSASCSQPGVAASSTDDATCATAVNSIQGRGSRSLTSRRTRKGKRQCGTPTVPPAEKSRGTSIVSRINSKVERIEAWR, from the exons ATGACGGAGGTGGCGCTGTTCCGGGGCCCGGCCAACCTCGCTTCCTCCGCAAGCCGcggctcctcctccccctccccctccccctcctcctcctccccgcgcTATTTAGCCGATAGCGACGTGCTCCAGAGAagaagcaacagcagcagcagcagcggcgcggACAGCCCTGCAGGATCCGCCGAGCGACAGGCCGCGGGATCGGTGGAACAGGAGCGGTGGTCGTTCTTGGCGCTGCTGCTCGAGCTGCTGCGCAAGTCGCTGGTCGGGTGCAGGGTGGAGGGCGGCGCCGGCGAAGGCGGGATGGAGATAGGCCTGCCCACGGACGTCCAGCACGTCGCGCACGTCACCTTCGACAGGTTCCATGGCTTCCTCGGCCTCCCCGTCGAGCTCGAGCCCGAGGTGCCCCGCCGCGCCCCCAGTGCCAG TGCCAGTGTCTTCGGAGTCTCAACACAATCAATGCAGTGTTCGTATGATTCTAGAGGAAATAGTGTTCCGACGATTCTCTTGATGATGCAAAGACGTCTTTATGAACAAGGTGGTCTTCGG ACAGAAGGTATTTTTCGTATAAATGCAGAAAATAGCCAAGAAGAGTTTGTGAGAGATCAGTTAAATAGTGGAACTGTGCCAGATGGCATTGATGTTCATTCTTTGGCAGGTCTAATCAAA GCCTGGTTTAGGGAATTGCCGAGTGGGGTGCTGGACTCTATCCCACCTGAACAGGTGATGCAATGCCAATCCGAGGAGGACTGTGCTCGGGTTGCCAAATGCCTTCCACCAACTGAAGCAGCCTTACTTGACTGGGCTGTTAATTTGATGGCTGATGTTGTCCAAGAAGAACAGATAAACAAGATGAATGATCGCAATGTTGCTATGGTTTTCGCACCAAATATGACCCAG ATGGACGATCCTTTGACTGCACTGATGTATGCAGTACAAGTGATGAATTTCCTCAAGATGCTTATACAGAAAACCCTCAAGGATAGAGAAGAGTCCAACCTGGAAGATGCTTCTTTGCCACAAAAGGACCCGTCTGATGAAAACGGGCATCAGAACCCAAGTTTCCCTGTTAATTCTCAACCTGAAGAACTATCAGGGCGTTCTTCTTTCGTCAGGGAGGAGCCCCTTCTTTGCAGTCCTACACACAGCCCTGAAGATAAGCCTAGTGGGATTAATCCTGCTGAAGATGATTCCGTTGCTTGCATTGTCCACACAAGTAATGCCCTGACGAGAATAGAGAGCTCTGCCAGTTGCTCACAGCCTGGTGTTGCTGCTTCGTCCACCGATGATGCTACATGTGCTACAGCTGTGAACTCAATTCAGGGCAGAGGGAGCCGTAGCCTGACTAGCAGGAGGACTAGAAAGGGCAAGCGGCAGTGTGGAACACCCACTGTCCCCCCAGCTGAGAAATCAAGGGGCACGAGCATCGTGAGCCGGATAAACTCAAAGGTTGAACGGATCGAAGCTTGGAGATAG